CTGCAGAAGATGACTCCTTCTGTTCTAGAAGCAGCCCAGATTGACGGAGCAAGTGAAAAGCAGATGCTGACCCGTATCATTCTTCCCTCAATGATTGGAACGGTTGCCACCACTGCAATTTTTGCAATTTCAGGTAGCCTGAAGGCCTTTGATTTAATCTACGCCATGACTGGAGGGGGCCCTGCACATTTTACAGAAGTGATAGCAATCTACATGTATGTGAATACCTTCAAGTATTATAAGTATGGGTTCGGTAGCGCTGCTTCCATCATCATCGTTCTGCTTGCCGTTGGCTTGATTCTACTGTTGCAATACTTCAGCCGAAGACTCGAGAGACGGTTCGAATAGGGGAGCGACATGAAAAAATCAATGACCTTTGGAAAAATCCTAGCATATATGCTCATGATTACCTTCACGTTGCTGACGGTGGTACCTCTTTTGTGGATGATTCTCAGCTCATTCAAACCGCACGCCTTGATTGTTCGCCAGCCTTTGGTTCCACCGTTCACATTCTATACAGAGAATTTCATTCTTTCTTGGGTACAAGGCCACCTGGGAATTTATTTCCTCAACAGTATTGTGTACTCCCTGAGCGCAACCTTTGTAACGGTGATGCTTGCTATGAGTAGCGGCTATGCGCTTTCAAAATTTCACTATCGCTCTGGCAAGGTTATCTATGGGCTCTACACCCTTGGTTTACTTATTACGGTGCATTCAGTCATCGTCCCTCTCTTCATTATGGAGACCAAGCTAGGGATTTCCAATACAAGGCTGGGAGTCATACTGCCTTATATTGCCTTTGGGCTTCCTTTTCAGGTTTTTCTTGCAACCACCTACGTGAAAGGTATTCCTGACTCAATGCAGGAGTCAGCTATCATTGATGGGGCAACCTTCTTGGAAATTTTTGCGAAAATTATCATACCAGTGGCGACGCCTATTCTGTCGACCATGTTTATCTACACGTTTTTAGGAAACTGGAATGAGTTTGTCTTGGTCCTGACCCTGACCAGCGATATGATGATCCGTTCTCTTCCTGTTGGAATCAATAGCTTTGCCGGGGGGATGAGTCGGGATTATGGACTGCAATTCGCCGCGTTGGTTATCGGTACTGTACCTATGATCATTTTTTACATGATTTTCAAAGATAAGATTGCCCAGGGTTTTGCTGCTGGGTCCTTAAAGGAATAGTGTTGTACGTATGAATTATCAGAAATCTCTTCTTCCCTATCCATCAGGCGAAATAATGCATCTGAAAGGAAACTATATTTCCTCAGCAGTTCTTACTATAGCATTCCAGAGTTCCTGTTTTTCCGGACGTGCCTCTTTTCTTAAGGAATATCTGGAGAGATTTTTGGGCAAGAAGGTAATCCTTGGAAGTGAGTCGGAGAATCCAGACTTACTTATTATCGAGAAGAAAGATCTAGTTGACGAGGAAGGATACCTTCTGGAGGTAGGAACTCCTGGGTGTAGGTTGAGCTCCACCTCTTGGAGGGGAATCTTCACAGGTATCCAGACATATATTCAACTGGTAACGTCCAATGAAACACTACAGTGCTGTAGGATTACTGATTCACCGGCTCTCTCATGGAGGGGCCTTATGTTGGATGTTGCTCGATCTTTCTGCCCACTTGAAGAGTTGCTGGGAATCATTGATACCATGGCCCTGCACAAATTGAATGTTCTGCACTGGCATATAAGTGATGACCAAGGATGGAGATTTCCTGTGGATGGATACCCTGCATTAGTGAGCGAGAAACGGGAATATTATTCGAGAGATGATATCAACTACGTGGTTGCATATGCAGAGAAAAGAAATATCATGATAGTCCCTGAGGTAGATATGCCTGGGCACATGACTGCTGCCCTTAGTGCATATCCCAACCTGAGTTGCACAGGGGGGCCTTTTGTAATTCCAGCAGGAGAGGGCATATTTAAGGATATTCTCTGTGTGGGGAAGGCTGATACCATTGCTTTCGCGAAAAAGGTAGTGGACACGCTTTGTTCGTTCTTCCCTTCACCCTATATTCATCTTGGGGGTGATGAGATCCCATTGGACCGTTGGGTGACCTGCCCTGATTGTCAACATCGTATGCAGGAGTTGGGATATAAAGATGAGAAAGCATTGCTTGGATGGTTCTGCAATGAGATTGCTGCCTATGTAAGAGAGAAAGGTAAAACCACAATCCTTTGGAGTGATTACGTTGATGCTTCGTATGATTCCTCAATAATTACACAAGTCTGGAATCCGCTTCTAGGGAACCAGAAGAGAACCCACAACGGCCGCCAGACCATTAAGAGTGATTATTTCCATTCCTATCTTGATATGTCTTACTCTTTGGTTCCTCTATCCAGAGTATATCGATATGGCAAGAGGGTACAGAAGGATAGGAAGAAGAATACAGCAGTGTTGGGTGCGGAATTGCTGCTCTGGACAGAGTACCTGAATACTAGGGAAACACGGGAAGCTCATCTCTATCCGCGGCTGTTGGCAGGGGCAGAGTCATTCTGGACGAAAGAATCCAAGCTTAGCTATACCCGATTTAAACGAATTCTAATGCATGTCATACAGCAGGTCTCGGATAATAAGAACAACGTGAACAAGCCCTCTACTTGGGATCCTCCGCTTCTGAGGCAAATCAAGGCACGGAGAGCTAGAAAGAAACGGATAACAGCAAACAGCAAGGAAGCTGGGATTTCACTCTGATAATGTGATACTCAGTCACTCCATGCCTCTTTCAGAAGTGAAACCGCCTTTGGTATTTCCTCTAGGTCCAATGTTGCAAATCCCATCAAGAGCGTAGTCTGCTTTATCTCCCGAGGAGGCTCTGAATAGTAGCGGCTAATCCCATAGATTTTTACTTGATGGTTACCAGCCCTCTTTACCAGGGTATTTTCATCCATTCCATTGTGGACGTACAACAGCAGGTGCAATCCAGCTGAATCTCCGGCAATCTCTACAAAGGGGAGGAGTCTGTTGATACAGGAGACTAGAAGTTCCCGCTTTTGACGATAGAGATTACGCATCCTGTTCAGGTGCCGCTCAAAATGCCCTTTTTCGAGAAATGCATGCAGGACCTTCTGTTCAATGAGTGGAACAGGGCAGTAGTAGAAGCTGAGATATGCTTCATACCGTTCCATGAGTACCTCAGGAAGAACCATGTAACTGATCCTCAGGGCAGGGGAGAGTGATTTGCTGAAAGCTCCCAGGTAGATGACCTTGCCTTGTCCATCGAGGCCTTGCAAGGAAGGAATCGGTTTTCCACTATAGCGAAACTCACTGTCATAATCATCTTCCAAGATATATCGTCCGGATTTTTCATTTGCCCACTGCAAAAGTTGCAGTCGCCGTGTGACCGGCATGATGCGACCGGTAGGGAACTGATGGCTTGGTGTGATGGAGAGCACATCAGCACCACTAGCATAGAGTGCATTTATCTCAACACCTTGGTCATCCAGAGGAAGTGAAACATAGTGCACCCGATTGCTCCGGAACAGCAGATTGAGTTTCTCATACCCGGGGTTCTCAATAGCATAGACAGTCTTTTCATCCAGGAGCTGGATGAGCAGTTGCATTAAATACTCAGTCCCGCTGCTGATGATGATTTGGTGTGCACTACAGTGGACCCCTCGGCTTGACTGCAGATAGTGCGTTATGTTGGAGCGTAGAGCAAGCAATCCCTTTGGGTCATTAATAGCGAGGAGTTCCTCATCTCTTGAGTTGATAATTTGATTGCTCAACCTTCTCCAGAGAGAGAAGGGGA
This sequence is a window from uncultured Sphaerochaeta sp.. Protein-coding genes within it:
- a CDS encoding beta-N-acetylhexosaminidase, producing MNYQKSLLPYPSGEIMHLKGNYISSAVLTIAFQSSCFSGRASFLKEYLERFLGKKVILGSESENPDLLIIEKKDLVDEEGYLLEVGTPGCRLSSTSWRGIFTGIQTYIQLVTSNETLQCCRITDSPALSWRGLMLDVARSFCPLEELLGIIDTMALHKLNVLHWHISDDQGWRFPVDGYPALVSEKREYYSRDDINYVVAYAEKRNIMIVPEVDMPGHMTAALSAYPNLSCTGGPFVIPAGEGIFKDILCVGKADTIAFAKKVVDTLCSFFPSPYIHLGGDEIPLDRWVTCPDCQHRMQELGYKDEKALLGWFCNEIAAYVREKGKTTILWSDYVDASYDSSIITQVWNPLLGNQKRTHNGRQTIKSDYFHSYLDMSYSLVPLSRVYRYGKRVQKDRKKNTAVLGAELLLWTEYLNTRETREAHLYPRLLAGAESFWTKESKLSYTRFKRILMHVIQQVSDNKNNVNKPSTWDPPLLRQIKARRARKKRITANSKEAGISL
- a CDS encoding PLP-dependent aminotransferase family protein — protein: MYKINLQLQNNAPETLTEQLYRYLKEELIKGTFSRDDKLPSKRRLAENLQCSINTVQAAYNQLVDEGYLQTREKSGYYVADLSGLLVLGPDERTPIVDTIKTLSYLYTFSHQGVDHKRFPFSLWRRLSNQIINSRDEELLAINDPKGLLALRSNITHYLQSSRGVHCSAHQIIISSGTEYLMQLLIQLLDEKTVYAIENPGYEKLNLLFRSNRVHYVSLPLDDQGVEINALYASGADVLSITPSHQFPTGRIMPVTRRLQLLQWANEKSGRYILEDDYDSEFRYSGKPIPSLQGLDGQGKVIYLGAFSKSLSPALRISYMVLPEVLMERYEAYLSFYYCPVPLIEQKVLHAFLEKGHFERHLNRMRNLYRQKRELLVSCINRLLPFVEIAGDSAGLHLLLYVHNGMDENTLVKRAGNHQVKIYGISRYYSEPPREIKQTTLLMGFATLDLEEIPKAVSLLKEAWSD
- a CDS encoding carbohydrate ABC transporter permease — translated: MKKSMTFGKILAYMLMITFTLLTVVPLLWMILSSFKPHALIVRQPLVPPFTFYTENFILSWVQGHLGIYFLNSIVYSLSATFVTVMLAMSSGYALSKFHYRSGKVIYGLYTLGLLITVHSVIVPLFIMETKLGISNTRLGVILPYIAFGLPFQVFLATTYVKGIPDSMQESAIIDGATFLEIFAKIIIPVATPILSTMFIYTFLGNWNEFVLVLTLTSDMMIRSLPVGINSFAGGMSRDYGLQFAALVIGTVPMIIFYMIFKDKIAQGFAAGSLKE